The Longimicrobiales bacterium nucleotide sequence GTGACGCAGTTTCTGCGGAAGCTGATCTTGAGGCCGTGCTCGGTGGCCCCGGCGCATCTCACTTGTACCCGCAACAAGAGGTGCTGCCCTACGAGGAAAGCAAACCACACTTAGAGATCGGCGGCCTCCGGGTCGAGGCAGTAGAAGCCCTCTTTTCCGGTCGCAGCCAGATCCTCGTCACGACCCCGCGTGCGCTGCAAGAACGTGTGCTGCTGCCCGCCGAACTCACCGGTATCCGCCGCACTCTGCGAGTCGGGGACGTGACCCCGTTCTCCGAGCTCACACGCTATCTGGAGGAACGTGGGTTTGAGCGGGTTCCACTGGTGGAGGAGGTGGGTCAATTCGCGGTTCGGGGTGGCATCTTAGACCTGTTTTCTGTGGCTGCCGGTGATCCGGTCCGGCTCGAATTCTGGGGAGACGAGATCGAGTCGATACGGTCCTTCGATATTCTGAATCAGCGGTCGACGGGTGAACTCGATGCGACGCACATCTTACCTGTAGACTTCCGTCGTCCGGCTGCCGGTGAGGCAGAAGATTCAGTCTCCCACTCGCTTCTCGAGTTGCTTCCGGCGGACGCAGTCCTGGTCCGTTTCGAAGCTTGGGACATGCACGAAGAGGTGGTCCGAACGTGGAGTCGTGTCACAACGCTCTACGGCGACCTGGTACACTCGGGCGCCGACCCGCACGAACCACATCAACTCTTCTTGGATCCGAACGAGTTCGAGCGTCTGGCCAAGGAATTCCCCAGGCTCGAGCTGCAAGAGGACGAGATCCCTGACGGCAGGAACCTGGAGACGAAGCCAGCTCCAGAGATCGACCGCGATATGGGTCGACTCAAGGAGCACCTCACCCAGGGGTTCTCTAAGGGTTTTGTGACGTTGTTGCTCTGCGACAACGATGGGCAGCTTCAGAGACTCGAAGAGATCCTCGGAGGGCCGCACAAGGTACCCGAGGGCACGACCCTCGGCCTGGGGTCGGTTTCGGCTGGCTTCGAACTCGCAGGCGGCCCTACCCCGCTCCGTGTTCTCAACGATCACGAAATCTTCCGACGTTCGCGGAGGATTCGTCGCTCGCGGCGTTTCCGGGGAGCGGTAGCACTTGAGAGCATGGCCCAACTGACACCGGGCGATTTCGTCGTTCATATGGATCACGGGATCGGGCGCTTCCGAGGCCTCGAGCACCTCGAGATCGGAGGTCAGGAAATCGAATCTCTCGCGATCGAGTATGCTGGCGGGGAGATTCTCAGGTTGCCTGTTTATCGTTTGGACGCCCTCGAACGGTGGGTCGGGGAGTCCGACGATTCCAAGCCTCCTGGGCTCCACAGGATCGGTGGGAAGCGTTGGAAGGCACTCAAGAAGAAGACCGTTCGTGTACTCGAGGAGATGACCGCTGAGCTCCTGGAGCTCTACGCCCGCCGGGAAGCCGCGCGCGGATACTCGTTCTCAAAAGACACTCGCTGGCAAATGGAGATGGAGTCTTCCTTTCTCTACGAGGACACTCCAGATCAGCGCCAGGCCTCAGAAGACGTGAAGCGTGACATGGAGTCGATCCGTCCAATGGACCGACTGGTGTGCGGTGACGTCGGCTACGGGAAGACCGAAGTCGCTGTCCGAGCCGCCTTCAAGGCGATTCAGGATGGAAAGCAAGTCGCCGTGCTCGCGCCAACCACGATTCTCGTCGAGCAACATCGTCATACGTTCGAGGAGCGGGTCGCCGACTACCCGGTCAGAGTCGGCGCCCTAAGTCGATTCCGTTCTCCCAAGGAGCAGAAGGAGATCCTCCTCGGCGTGGCGAAAGGCGAGGTCGACATCGTGGTGGGGACTCACCGACTCCTGTCGAAGGACGTCACGTTCAAGGACCTGGGGCTCCTGATCGTAGATGAGGAACAGCGATTCGGGGTCAAACACAAAGAACGCCTCAAGCAGCTCCGGTCGTCTCTGGACGTTCTGACCCTTTCGGCCACGCCGATTCCCCGCACTCTCTACTTGTCGCTGTCTGGGATCCGCGACATGTCGCTGATCAAGACGCCCCCCCGGGATCGGATGCCGATCTACACCAACGTCCTTCAGTGGACCGACCAACTCCTTTCCGAAGCCCTCCATCGAGAACTCGATCGAGGTGGCCAGGCGTTCTTTCTGCACAACCGAATCGACACGATCTACAACGTGGCGGAAGAAGTACGAGCGCTCGTACCGGAAGCCACGGTCGTCGTGGGACACGGTCAGATGAGTGGCAAGGAACTCGACGACGTCATGCGCTCCTTCGTAGACGGCGACATCGACGTCCTCGTGTGTTCCTCGATTATCGAGAACGGTCTGGACGTCCCCAACGCCAACACGCTCATCGTCGATCGTGCAGACCGCTTCGGACTGTCTCAGCTCTATCAGATCCGTGGTCGGGTCGGCCGGTCGGACCGCCGGGCGTACTGTTACCTCTTGGTCCCTGACGGCGTGAGTGAGGACGCTGTGCGGCGGTTGCGCGTGCTTGAGCACCACACCGAACTCGGCTCGGGATATTCCGTCGCCGTTCGCGACCTGGAAATGAGGGGTGCGGGCAATCTGTTGGGCTCTGACCAGTCTGGCTTCGCCCAGCAGATCGGGTTGGATGCGTACATGCGGCTTCTCAGGAAGACCGTCGATGGGATCCAGAAGGGCGCCGAGCAACCCGAATGGCCGGATCCCGACGTCTCAATGCCAGGACCCGCGTATCTCCCAGAGGAGTACGTGGCCGACTCGAGTCAAAAACTCCACTTGTACCGACGACTGTCTCGAGTGGCGGGCCGCCCTGAAGTGGAGGCACTGAGACTCGAGCTGAAGGACCGATTCGGGAAGGTCCCGACCGAGGTGGAGCGGCTTTTGGACGCCGCAATCGTGAGAGCGCTCGGAAAGACCTTGGGAGTTGAGCGTATCTTGGTGAAGGAAAGCTCCGCTCGGGTTACGTTTCGGTCTGGTGTTGTACCGCGCATGGCGGTGCTTGAAGGCCCCCTCCGTCAACGTCAGGCCGAAGTCGAAATCAGACGAATGGAGCCTTTCTCGATTGTTTTGAAACAAGTTGGTATCGAACCGATTTTAGAGACACTCATGGTGGCATTGGATGCGCTTCGGTCCGCACATGCAGCCGCTGCGTGAAGACGAGAAACGTGACGAGGTCAGGAGACCAAGTTCGATGAAGATTAGAGCCACATTATTGGGTACAGCCCTCCTCGCGGTGGTGTCGATCGCCTGTGCGGATGTCCAGACGGACGAAGGCCTCGTGGCGAGAGCCGGCGCCTACACGCTCAGCGTAGAGAGTGTGGCGGATCTTCTCGTGAATGAGGAACGGTTCCCAGCTCAAGTCGCAGTGGTCAAGCAGGTCGCTGATCTCTGGGTGGATTACGTCATGCTCGCGGCAGCAGTCGCGGCAGACACGATGCTCTCGGACATCGACTTCGCTCCGCTCGTGATGGACCAGCTCGAACCGCTCATGATCGTCGAGCTTCGCGACTCGGCCCTCCAGGTCGACACGGTAGTCACGGATGCTGAGTTGCGTTCGCAATACGAGTCGGACGACCCCGCACTCGAGATTCGGGCACGGCACATCCTCCTGCCCTACCCCCAGAACGCCACCAACATCGACCTGAATGCGGTTCGTTTGCAGGCCGAAGCGCTTCGGGCTCGGATCCTGGGTGGGGAGTCTTTTGAAGCCCTCGCTCGCCAATTCAGTGGAGATCCGGGTACGGCATCGCTCGGGGGCGACCTCGGCTTCTTTGGGCGCGGTGA carries:
- the mfd gene encoding transcription-repair coupling factor, with product MPRPNVILSAVGSCPAVLATASALPTPGHTTRIGGVRGALGPLVLAALHRANPERVFVALAESPRDAVSAEADLEAVLGGPGASHLYPQQEVLPYEESKPHLEIGGLRVEAVEALFSGRSQILVTTPRALQERVLLPAELTGIRRTLRVGDVTPFSELTRYLEERGFERVPLVEEVGQFAVRGGILDLFSVAAGDPVRLEFWGDEIESIRSFDILNQRSTGELDATHILPVDFRRPAAGEAEDSVSHSLLELLPADAVLVRFEAWDMHEEVVRTWSRVTTLYGDLVHSGADPHEPHQLFLDPNEFERLAKEFPRLELQEDEIPDGRNLETKPAPEIDRDMGRLKEHLTQGFSKGFVTLLLCDNDGQLQRLEEILGGPHKVPEGTTLGLGSVSAGFELAGGPTPLRVLNDHEIFRRSRRIRRSRRFRGAVALESMAQLTPGDFVVHMDHGIGRFRGLEHLEIGGQEIESLAIEYAGGEILRLPVYRLDALERWVGESDDSKPPGLHRIGGKRWKALKKKTVRVLEEMTAELLELYARREAARGYSFSKDTRWQMEMESSFLYEDTPDQRQASEDVKRDMESIRPMDRLVCGDVGYGKTEVAVRAAFKAIQDGKQVAVLAPTTILVEQHRHTFEERVADYPVRVGALSRFRSPKEQKEILLGVAKGEVDIVVGTHRLLSKDVTFKDLGLLIVDEEQRFGVKHKERLKQLRSSLDVLTLSATPIPRTLYLSLSGIRDMSLIKTPPRDRMPIYTNVLQWTDQLLSEALHRELDRGGQAFFLHNRIDTIYNVAEEVRALVPEATVVVGHGQMSGKELDDVMRSFVDGDIDVLVCSSIIENGLDVPNANTLIVDRADRFGLSQLYQIRGRVGRSDRRAYCYLLVPDGVSEDAVRRLRVLEHHTELGSGYSVAVRDLEMRGAGNLLGSDQSGFAQQIGLDAYMRLLRKTVDGIQKGAEQPEWPDPDVSMPGPAYLPEEYVADSSQKLHLYRRLSRVAGRPEVEALRLELKDRFGKVPTEVERLLDAAIVRALGKTLGVERILVKESSARVTFRSGVVPRMAVLEGPLRQRQAEVEIRRMEPFSIVLKQVGIEPILETLMVALDALRSAHAAAA